GCATCAGGGAGTAGCGGACAGGAGTAATGCGCAGATACAAGCCTTCCGTGATGCAGTTGACGTATGCATGCTCATGGACCTTGGTTACCAGGGACGACCCTGGACGTTTGAGAAGAGGGTTACAGGTGGGAGCTTTTGCAGGGTCCGTCTTGATAGGGCCTTGGCGTCGGCTAGCTGGACAGCTAGATATCCACTAGCTACGCTATATCATTTAGATGGAGCTACTTCAGATCATGGGCCGATTCTGTTGAGATTTGATGGCACATATCAGTACGCAATGAAGGAGAAGATGTTTAGATACGAGACTATGTGGCAGTCACACGAGGCATGGAGGGGGAAGATAACTGATAGCTGGAGTACTTTAGCCCCTGTATATGGAGTAGGAGATTTCCGTGATAAACTTCTCAGAATCAGCAGGGATGTCAACATGGGGTCGAGATACATTTGGCAGTGTGAGGAAGGAGATGAAACAGATAAGGGCTAAACTAGAATAGTTACGGGGTGACCCAATCCGCACTGGCCCGACGCATGCAGAGCTGACGCTCAATGAAAGGCTGGTGGAGCTCCTTCACAGGGAAGAACTCATGTGGCGACAAAGATCTCGGCTAGAGTGGTTATCAGCGGGAGATAGAAACACCAGATTCTTCCATATGCGTGCCAGTTTGAGGCGCAAGAAGAACATGATACGGGCACTATCAAATTCCATGGGCATTGTAACAGAAGACCCGATAGAGTTGAGGGCGATGGTCCAGGAGTTTTACAAGTCGTTATATGCATCTGAGGGTGTGAGCGGTATCGAGGAAGTGCTACAACATGTACCCCGTAAGGTAACGCAGGAGATGAACGACATTTTATGTGCACCTTACACTAATGTTGAGGTGAAAACGGCACTGTTTCAGATGTTCCCAACAAAAGCTCCAGGACCCGACAGTTTTCCGACTCATTTTTACCAAAGGCACTGAGATTTATGTGGAGAAGAAGTGACAACGGTGGTGATGCGTATCATCAGAGGAGAGGAGAGCCCCGAGGGTGTTAATGACACGGTGCTAGTATTGATACCAAAGGTAGCTAGTCCGACTCTCTTATCTCAGTTCAGGCCAATAAGCCTTTGCAATGTTTTATACAAAATTGCCTCGAAGGTTGTTGCTAACAGACTGAACATAATCTTGCCCGACATTATATCTAAAGAACAGTATGCTTTTGTGCCTGGGAGACTAATCACAGACAATATTATTTGTGCTTACGAATGCTTGCATTTTATGAAGAGGAACAAGTCTAAGAACAATAGTTTTTGTGCTCTgaagcttgatatgatgaaagCTTACGACAGGGTTGAGTGGGCATACCTACATGCGATCATGCTGAAGTTAGGTTTCTCTCCAGCTTGGACTGACATCGTTATGGGAATGGTAAAATCAGTGTCCTTCTCAGTTCTGTTCAACGGAGAAAAGTTGGAACAATTTAAACCATCCAGAGGTATTCGGCAGGGAGATTCCATTTCCCCTTACCTATTCTTATTGgcagcagagggcctttcgtgcctttTAAAATCCAGTTCTCAGTCATCGGTACTTGGCGGCGTGAGGGTGGCCTCCACAGCTCCTGTGGTGAACCACCTTCTGTTTGCGGATGACAACCTATTGCTTTTTAAGTCTAGTGTGGAGGGAGCAAATGCGGTTTCAAACCTACTTCGTACTTATTGTGATGCATCTGGCCAAAGAATCAATAATGACAAGTCTTCAATCTTCTTCAGTAAAGGATGCCCAGAGGCTTTAAGGCACCAGGTAAAAAAACATCCTTCAGGTTCAGAATGAATCTTTGAGTGGGAAATATTTGGGAATGCCCACAGAGGTGGGTCAGTCCAAGAATGGCACATTCCGTTATTTGAGGGATAGAGTGTGGGAAAAAGTGAAAGGGTGGATGCAGAAACTACTCTGAGCAGCTGGAAAGGAAGTGTTGATAAAAGCAGTTGCACAGGCCATACCGGTGTTTTCCATGTCTTGCTTCAGACTCCCGAGGGGTCTATGTGATAGTATAACTTCACTCATAAGACAATTTTGGTGGGGATCCAAATGAGGGAAGAGAAAGCCTGCTTGGGTATCTTGGGACGTCATGACAAAACCAAAAAACTTGGGTGGCCTTGGCTTTAAGGATCTGGAAGTTTTCAATCTGGCTCTTCTCTCTAGACAGGCTTGGAGGTGCCTGACCGAACCTCATTCTTTGAGTTCCCGCATCTCAAAGGCATCCTATTACCCAAATTCTTCCATCTTTGAGGCAGAGTTGGGATCAAACCCTTCTCAGATATGGAGAGCAATTGTCGATGGGAGAGATATACTGAAACATGGGGCGATCATGAGAATAGGAGATGGGTAGTCGACCAACATCTGGCAACACAATTGGATACCGAGGGCAGGTATGACGCGACCAATTTCATCATTGGTCCACGACCCTCCAGAAGTAGTAGCAGATTTAATTGATTCTTCATCTGCATCTTGGAGAGAGGAGCTGATTAGACAAGTTTTTGTCCCAGTAGATGTTGAGGCTATCCTGAGAATTCCCCTCTGCACCAGACAAGTACATGACTTTTGGGCGTGGTCCGAGTATCCTAGAAGCCGTTTTTCTGTTCGGAGAACATACAACATGATCTATCGTATCAAGAGTGGCAGAGAAGCCTGGTTAGAGGACGGCGAGCATACATCTAATCTTCAGGGACAGATGAAAAGTTGGTCGGCCTTATGGAAGTTGAAGCTGCCGTCGAAGTTGAAAGTGTTCACCTGGAGACTTGCCCAGCACTCACTACCAATAGGAGACCTATTGTAGCATAGAAACATGTCCACTACTGATGTCTGTGGGGTGTGTGGGGCGCAAGACAGTTGGCGTCATTCACTACTGGACTGTGCCCTATCCAGGAGCACCTGGGCTCTGTCGAAAGAGGAAATGGTGCAACATATAGCCATGAATCGGAATGACAATGCAAAGGAGTGGTTATTCTCCATGTTTGAATCCCTGCCCTGTGACGAGATCGTAACTATGATTGTCACTCTTTGGGCAATCTGGTCTGCACGGCGAAAGGTTATACATGAAGGAATTTTCCAGACACCTTTTGCCACCCATTGCTTTATATCGAGTTATCTATCGGAGCTTCAGTTCTTGGAAAAACCAGAGAAAGGGAAAATTGCACCGGCTCCTAGATCGGCGGAGTGGATCCCTCCTCCAGAAAACCACATGAAGGTTAATGTCGATGCGGCGGTAGCGAGACATGGTGGTTTTGGGACAGCAGCGGCGATATGTAGAGATGGCAACGGAAAATACCAAGGAGCTTCGGTGATCTTGTTTAAAAATATTGATGATCCAGAGACTTTGGAGACCTTGGCAATACGTGAAGCTTTGGCCCTTGCTGATGATCTATATCTCCACAGAGTTTCAGTTGCTTCGGATTGCAAGGTGGTTGTCGAAGCGATCAAGAAGGGTACGTATGCACAATACGGGGCCGTAGTACATGAAATCATAGATCGGTCTAGAGTTTTTTCTTCTTGTTTGATTAATCATGAATTTAGGACCTCGAATGTCGAGGCTCACAAACTTGCAAAGCATGCGTTATCCCTGGGTTTTGGCCGCCATGTCTGGTTAGGCCACCCAGGAAATTTAGATTTCGCCCCTGTAAACATTGTGACGGGTGAATAAAGCTTTGTGAGTTTGTCTAAAAAAAACCTCTCTATTGTGCGTATTACGCGCGGAACAGGAGTTCTCGGATACATCTGAGACTAACATGATAACCAACTACACCACCCAGACATATTATAGATGTAGGGAAACGAATGTCACATGTAAAAGGGTACCTATTAAGACTCCAGAGTTCAATGAGATTTGTAAGCTCAAGTGGACGCCTATATATTTTTATCATCGGAGATACTACAAGAACAATTCTTCAAACAAAGCTACTATTCCAGATAGAAGATACATGGCAAGATGATAATTATGGTGCAAACAGAAGAACTTGTGGTGAACACCATAATTATCTACTATTCCAGATAGAAGATGCATGGCACGCTAGTATCTTCTAAGTTTCTAGATGAGAATAATTAATTCGGTCGTTGTGGTCGGACTCTATCATGGATTTCTGACTTCATTCTCCATATGTCCCTCTTAGATCTTCTTTCTACGATCTTGGATTAGAGGTGCAAAATATAGTGATAGGATCACAAAGCGTGTTACATATCCAAACAATCTTGTCATGGACTAAAATAAGTTATCATGAATTATATAATAGAATACCAAATTTTTTATAACTCCAGTTGTGATTCGACATGAGTGTTGCTC
This sequence is a window from Aegilops tauschii subsp. strangulata cultivar AL8/78 chromosome 7, Aet v6.0, whole genome shotgun sequence. Protein-coding genes within it:
- the LOC141026881 gene encoding uncharacterized protein; this translates as MSDLPWLCFGDFNEVLRPEEHQGVADRSNAQIQAFRDAVDVCMLMDLGYQGRPWTFEKRVTGGSFCRVRLDRALASASWTARYPLATLYHLDGATSDHGPILLRFDGTYQYAMKEKMFRYETMWQSHEAWRGKITDSWSTLAPVYGVGDFRDKLLRISRDVNMGSRYIWQCEEGDETDKG